Part of the Phycisphaerae bacterium genome, ATCGCGCAGCGCCGCGGCCCGCTCGTAGTCCTCGACAGCCAGGGCCTGCTCGAGTTCGGCCTGCAAACGCGCCGGGGCGGCGGCGGGCATCTGGCTCAGGATCTCGCCGCGCAGGACGCGCAGCGTGTCGATCTCGCGGGCGCAGTACTCCTCGTCCTCGTCGCGCCGGCAGAGGCGACCGATGGCCGCGATACCCTCATCGACCAGCCGCAGCGCCAGGGCGTGGCGCCCCCGGGCCGCGGCCAGTTGCGCGCGGGCGCGCGTGTTCATCATCAGGACGTACGCCCGCTGGGGCCGCAGCATGATGCGGTCGCGCTCCGCGGCGGCATACCGCTCGCACAGGTCCATGACCTGCAGGTTGCGGGCGGTATCGCGCTCGACGCCGTCGAACTCCTCCAGCACGAACAGCGAGAGGTAGCGCTGGTAGTAGAGATAGGCTTCGTGGCGCAGGGCCCGGCAGTCCTCCGGCGAAAGCACGAAGTCCTGGTCGTCGCCGGATACGTCGATGTGCTCCTGCCGCTGCTGCTCGAAGTACTCCAGCAGTGACTCGCAACCGTGAGGCTCCTGGCCATCCGGCCGCCCGGTGCACTCGAGCTGCAGGACGCCGAGGTCAATGCGAGTCTGGATCTTCTCGCGGCCATCGCGCCCGATGATCTTGCGCACCGAGATCTTGCCCGGCTCGAAGTTCCACCCGTCGAGGATCGTGCGGAGATCGCGTATCATCGTAGTAGGCGTATCGACCGGTCCGCGGGGCTCCATCAGCGTGGGCCGCGCCGTTCGCGATGCGGTCGAGCAAGCGCCGAACGACCGGGAGACATGCATCGTGCGGGTCATCGCGGGGCGATTTCGCGGACGTACCCTGGACGCACCGCCGGGGCAGAGCACGCGTCCGATCACCGACCGGGCGAAGGAAACGCTGTTCAACGTGCTGGGGCACCGCTTCGCGCTGCCGGGCTGTTTACCGGGCTTCGTGGTGCTGGACGTGTTTGCGGGCACCGGCAGCCTGGGTCTGGAGGCGCTGTCCCGCGGCGCGGCGGCGTGCACGTTCGTCGAGCAGGATCGCCGGGCGCTGCGCTATCTGCGACAGAACATCGCCCGGCTCGGCGCGGACGGGGCGTGCACCGTGTTGACCGATAATGCGTGGACGATGCGGCCGCCGCAGTGTGCAGGGGGCTTCGGGCTGGTATTCGTCGATCCGCCGTACCGGGACGCGACTGACCCGCTGACGATCCTGGATTTGCTGGAGCGTCTGGCGCCGAGCCTGGCCCCGGACGGGCTGCTGGTGTTCCGCCACGAGGCGCGGGCTCCCGCGCCGCCGGCCGGCGCCTGGCGGACGCTGCGTTGCGTGGACGAACGCATTCTTGGGCAGATGCGCCTGCTCCTGCTCGCGCTGGCGACGTGAACACGGGAGGCCGTGTCAGGAACCTCCTTCAACCCGCCACGCTCGAAGGGCCGCAAGGCAGCCGACCGCTTCGCTGGGGACCGTCCGCCCCCGTTGCCGTGCCCCTTCGCATTGATTAGCAACTCAGAGTAGCATGGCGCCCAGCGCCGGCGCGGCGCGCCAGGGCGTATGCAGGAGACGCGGTCG contains:
- a CDS encoding UvrB/UvrC motif-containing protein — its product is MRKIIGRDGREKIQTRIDLGVLQLECTGRPDGQEPHGCESLLEYFEQQRQEHIDVSGDDQDFVLSPEDCRALRHEAYLYYQRYLSLFVLEEFDGVERDTARNLQVMDLCERYAAAERDRIMLRPQRAYVLMMNTRARAQLAAARGRHALALRLVDEGIAAIGRLCRRDEDEEYCAREIDTLRVLRGEILSQMPAAAPARLQAELEQALAVEDYERAAALRDQLASAMPDPD
- the rsmD gene encoding 16S rRNA (guanine(966)-N(2))-methyltransferase RsmD, translating into MILRTEILPGSKFHPSRIVRRSRIIVVGVSTGPRGSISVGRAVRDAVEQAPNDRETCIVRVIAGRFRGRTLDAPPGQSTRPITDRAKETLFNVLGHRFALPGCLPGFVVLDVFAGTGSLGLEALSRGAAACTFVEQDRRALRYLRQNIARLGADGACTVLTDNAWTMRPPQCAGGFGLVFVDPPYRDATDPLTILDLLERLAPSLAPDGLLVFRHEARAPAPPAGAWRTLRCVDERILGQMRLLLLALAT